AAATTTTAATTGCCTATCTCGACGAACCGTTTAAGTCGGTTGTAATTCAACAAAAGCGCGAGATTTGCGAAAGGTGGGGTTGGGAGATGCCACCCGTTTAAGTCGGTtgcaatatccccggattgggtgccggatcctcctacacaagttcaagttccacaaaaTATTCAACAAGAATTGCGTaatgaagaaactcactttcggttgagatacaaTTTAATCGAACTATtaggttctctaggtttggagtttcatgAGTCGGATGAggagtaagtttttttttttttttaaattgtagcctaaaatatttctagtatgttaaattgaactagtatgttttaattttaatgaaatttataattttagtgttttattgtaaatttctaatttaaaattaaaaaaaaaaattgtgagtgatggaattctatcactagtgatgaccaccgcaactacaattctatcactagtgaaagAATAGTGGGTGATGACATAGCATGAGTTGATTGGatattgggagtgatagaattctatcactcccaagaAAAATAGGTCTTGTACGATCACACTACTTGCACTCCCTAAAATCCGGCCCCAATTCCATCTTTGCTTCAAATATTGTTGACAAACTAGTAAATTACCCCGCGCTTTGCAGCGGGAATTCGTCGGGTAGCGGGAAATCGTCGGGTGGATGCTACGATGAAGGCGCGGGTATCGTATTTCGGTGCATTCAATGTAGCAGACGGAAAGGCAAACCTAAAAATTATAGTCATACCTAAAAGCGAATCGATATGCAAACCTAAAGAATATGGTCGTAGGTAAAGCGAATCTGACATGTTTTTagttcttttgtttttttttttaattgtagcTAGACAATTATTCTTGACATCTGAGCTAATGGGTTGCATAAAGATGCATTAATCGAATAGTCAGATATATAAGTATCTTACAAACTCTAGTTATTTACAAAGTAAGGATAACAATGATAAGAGGGTGCATGTTGGATTATGAAAGGGAAAATAATTAAAATCCAAGCAGATACAGAACAGCAGACACAAAACCAATTGTATAATATCAAAATTTATAGCTAAAATGGAGTTGGTGAAATGGGGCATACATGTTAAAAGTTGCTCATAACCTCCTAAACTCGGCGTTCTCAAATATGATATTTTCAGCAATGAAGTCCTTTTCTTCAACAATAACACATCCAAACGATTCAGTTACAATCAATCGTGATGgctgtaaatacatcaatcacatgGACACGTTATACTGATGCAAACTGGGGAATTATGACCAAACCAACAAATGATCTAAAACTATGGACAAATATCAGGTTAGAAGCAACATGATGTTATACACAAGAATACTAAGTCAAAAGCAATAGTATGACCGTCAAAACTATGAAGACCAACAATATCAAAATTCAAATAATCAATCAATAAATACAACAAATGACATGTACACTAATACAAATCAAACTGATAATTTAGAAATAATAAGTAACATTTACCAATTCAAACGCCAATCTCTGACTCATCCTGATTGAGAGTGTAACAAACACCGGTGTCGCTGCTGCTGAAGGCAAGAATCGCTGGCAAAGTGAAGAAATGATTAGCGTGTAGCGACACATTACACAACAGTATGGTGTACTCCAGTTTGTCACCGGCGTCCTTGTATGGTCGCCAGAGATGGTCGGAGAAGCCTTCCTGGACATCGTTAAATTGGTATGTGTATTATTTCCTTGTGAATTGTAGAATCAGGTTACCTTAAACGGAAAACTAAATTTACCTTTCGTTCACCAAGAGCAAACAAATTCTCTTCGACCTTCGAATTTACCATGACTTACATCAAGCAAGATGATTGTTCTTCAACTTCAAATAGCCTGAGATGATGAATGATTAACATTCAAGATAATTTGCAGTTCTACTTTCTTGTTTATTCAGTTCATCATAAGATCATTTAACCATTAGAAATCAATACATCAGTAAAAGGAATAAGTAATTAGTATCAATCCATTTGTGGTAACATCAAGCAAAATGAGAACTTTTGATCAACTACTTGCCAGACACAAATACTAAAAACATAACATGAATCTCACATCAATAGAGATGCAGTAGCTGACTTCTTCCTGTCACTCGTACAGATCTGATTGAAGATATTGCATTTTTCTTCTCACACAGCCAagttatgattttgccctcaacCCCATTGGTCCATGGAATATACGATTTTATCCCTGTAACAAAATTATGATTTCCCCCTCAGTTCAAAGTTACGTTTTCCCCATCGTTTTAatttttctagcaaaactataaaagtttttttttaattggttgactcgatttatttttttttttttcgtctaaaggagctgcctaacactcgctcattagtcctgaaaaattacagttttgccatgagctcaaaattacggtcttatcatcgttttagtttttttctaGCAAAAATATAATAGTGTTTCTTTAATTGATTAAGAagtattcggccatcgccccgcaatgCGTGCGGGACACCAACTAATACTCAAAGAACCATTGCCAAAGAGATCATAGTTCTTGAACGGCAGAGGCGCAGTGAATGCTCGAAGCGCCATCTTCATCTGTTAAAGATGATTCTGTAACGCTAGACTGCTTGAGTAAGTTCAAGCTGCATATTAATGTAGAAACTCAAGCTAAGTTACTAAGTCGAAAATAAGGCTTGTGATGAGCTCATTTGTGCCAACGTGTTCATTGGGACATTTCGTCTTGTGATGAGCTCATTTGTGCCAACGTGTTCATTGGGACATTTCGTCGAACAGGTTAAGGGTTATATCCATTGATGAACATCTGCTGCATTATATTAGCTCATGGAGAATTATCAtcttgttttattgaataaaaattGGTGGGTTTGTTGCAGCTGTGGATATAGTGAACATCTGcgcaaaaaaaaattagaaattactGATAAAtatctaagagcattcacatccaaccccctaaaattatacatacattccactaaaaaacaactcctatatcaatatatttccactaaaaacaaatactttttctctctcattttcaattaaataatatttttatacctttatcattacatttttctctctctttcactcacaaccactttcaatatatattaaaaaattatagtgggtgaacagtgtccccccaaatatacagatgaacagtaacattttctctctcctccactcacaaccactttttatactttttatattttaaaaacaccacactGAGAATATGATGtcttggatgtgaatgctctaaccaAACCAATGTTACCCCCAAATCTGTGTCCACGGTGGTTTTCCCTAAAACCATCTCTGCAAACCATTCCCCTTTTTCGCGATGAATTTCTAGATTTTCCAGGTCAGGGCTGATGGCTTGATGCGTCTTTTGGTAGTTACGGGAACGGAGAGACGGTTCACAAATGATAGCAAATTGGTCCGTGTGACAAATTTCGTGTTGCATACTCCGATTGAAGGCGATTCCGAAGCCCTAGTGTTGAATTAGGTGGTTTTTCAGGTGGCAATCAATGGTGATTGTGGTGACGACGGAGGTTAGCCGATGTGCGGGACGAAGTTGATGCCGGAATTTGGCGAAGGTTGTGTTGCCGACCTCAATTTGGGGCGGAGCAGTGGTGATCGGTGGAATGGATCAGGGTCTAGACCACGTGGTTTACTCTTTTGTAAACGACGTTAAGAAACGGCGTTACTACTGTAGCTAAGGAGCTACATGAATTGTTATTATAGATAATTGACTATTTCATGGAGGGAATTTAAGCACATTCTTAAGCACAAGAAACAGGAACTTTCTCATGTGCAACTAGAGAGCCACCCACAATAAGAGGAGGAAAGTAGCTAACCCAAGAATATGTTCCTCACTTCATTTCTATCAAGAATTATGGTGTACCATTCATCAATGAAGCATGTTATGTGTAGTGAGATGATCTTGCATGGTGGGTAGAGTTTTACACAATTAGTCATGGATGCTGATTACAAAATTGATTCAATACCAGGGGTGGCTCGACTACATAAAAAAATAAGTTCTCGCTTAGGACCCCCACATATAAGGGGCCCAATTTTGTTGATTGTGTTAAAACCGGACATTAgtgttttattatttgaatatGGTTCTGCAAGTTTTGGTCTTGTTAACATATTAGAAAGTGTTGggaaaaaatatatttaccattTATCTTTGTGATtataacttctttttttttttttttttagttttttgcaTTTCACAAATTGGATTTGAATATGTGATGTACGATTTAACTTCGTTTAACTTTCTTTTCACAAAAACACACTCTTAACACTATAAGGGTATTAGAAGGTGAAACTCATGTTTACCGATCTACACTCAAGAAAACATCATATATTAGAATGTACACAACCACTACACGATAAAAAGAAAAAGTTTAAAAGCGTAAGAGTTGACTAGAAAGGATGTGAAGCAAGCATTTGGTGTCCTCCAAGCTCATTGGCCAATGGCACAAGTTCTAACAAGATGTCGGAGTTTAGATTGCATAATATGATTGTAGAAGACGAAGGATATGCAATAAGTGCTTTGGTCAGAATGTCATATGACGTAACTCCATTATGGTGTAACGATGCCAACAAATGTCAACAACACATTCAAAGTAACGTAGCAATACAGAATAATGAAACATATCATGGCCGTCGAGTTGACTTAGTGAAGCATATTTGATGACTCAAACGCATTCAAAACTAAGGGGATGGAGGGTTTGAAAAGGAACTGTATACAGAAACTATGTGACAGTGAGGTGTATTCGCCAAGatcttattattttttaattcatTTCCCCTTAACCACAACTTCGGGCCCAGATTTTTATGTCGCCCAGGGCCTAGTTTTTTTTTAGAGTTCTCGGGGACGGCCCTGGGTGTATTAATACTATTATCGTAGATGCTCTTACGGTTATCATTTCTGCACTGCACATCAAACACACAGACAAAATTTTCCCATGTGTAAAGTGAATGAACATGTTTGCATTGACCTTTTCTTATCTATAACAAAAAATTTGATGAAACATTACATGCCTGCAATCCTTCCTGTGATTCTTGCAAGCATACTCTTTGAATCATGAGTTGCGTTCTCGACCATCCACATCGCCAAAACTTTCTTGATTGACAATCATTTTGGGTCTGCTTGCATGCTAAAGCACTAAGCACTCGAATAATGATCATACAAGTTATATTCCCTTACCAAAACTCTCCACACGAACAAAACCCATTTTTAAAATGATGAAACCGATTCGTATCCCTCACAACAATCTCCCTTCCGGTAATCTTGGAAGCCAGCTTCATAAACGCATGGCAATCGCCACAGATTCTGAGGTTCTTCATGATTCTTATAGGAGCAGAAGACGGTAAGCACATTAATCCAAAAACAAGCGCAAGTTTCTCACTGTGATGCCGTAAAAGTTCCTCTTTTTTATCATCTTCGACATTGTGCAAGTCATGTTGCGTCTCGCATCTATAACCATACTTTCTCATTTCTTCGATTATATCCTCCAGTTCCGAATAAATCTCACCGATTCTATCATGGTTTCTCTCTCCAACCATAAACGCGTGAACTTTATCTTTAATCTCGATCCAACTTTTGCCCCTTTCTTTCTTTACTTCCGTATCTTTAATCAGCTTTCGCGTTTGTATAACTTCGTCCCACTGTCGATTTGCTGCGTAAATGTTCGAAAGCAAGACGTGGTTTCCCGCATTATCGGGTTCGAGCTTGAACAGATGTTTAGCAGCGATCTCGGCTAATTCGACATTGTTATAAACTCTGCATGAACTCAAAAGTGATCCCCAAATGGAAGCCGTGGCTTCGAATGGCATTTTGTCGATCAACGTCTTCGCTTCGTTAATCAAACCCGTTCGACCGAGAATATCGACCATACAAGAATAATGGTACACGTTAGGTGACAAATTATGTTCTTTCACCATCATGTCAAAGTATTTCTTACCCTCTTTGACCAATCCCATATGACCACATGCGGACAATACGGAAACGTATGTAACCTCGTTGGGTTGTAATCCGATTTGCTGCATTTTCTCGAATAATATCATTGCCTCCATGGACCGTCCATGTCTCGAAAATCCGGAAATCATCGCGTTAAGTAACACAACGTTTTTATCTTGAGCGTGTGCGAACACCGAATAAGCTTCGTTAATGCTTCCACATTTGGAATACATGTCTACTAGTGAAGAACACACGAAGAAGTTTACGATAAAACCCGTCTTAAACAACACCGCGTGTGCCTGAACCCCTTCGATTTTAGCAGCTATAGCAGCACAAGCAGCAAGAACCGACGAAATAATAAACTGATTAAACTCAACTCCAGTTACTTGCACTTTCCTAAACATCAACAACGCCTCCTCAAAAAGCTCGTTTTTCACGTACCCCGCCACCATCGAACTCCACGTCACCGCACTCCTTTCCGGCATATACTCAAACACCCGAATCGCATCTTCAAGCAAACCACACTTAGCATACACATCAAGCAAAGCAGTACCCACAAAAATGTTCGTGAGCATCGACGCTTTAAGCGCAAAAGCATGCAACTGCCGACACTCAAACACTGCAAACTCGGCAGCACACGCGCACAAAACGCCTGAAACCGTGAACTCGCTGAACTCCGTCCCTTCTCTTTGCATCATGACAAAAAGATCAAGAGCCTCTTTTTCATTTCCATTCTGGGTATATGACCCAATCATGGTGTTCCAAGAAACTAAGCTTCTttcaggcatttcatcgaacactttgCGTGCGTATTTTAAAAACCCGCATTTAGAGTACATGTTTATGAGTATATTTGAGGTTAATGTGTTGTTCCACAATCTGTATTGAATTATGTGGGTATGGCAAGCCATACCCTCCTTTGGAAGCCTTTGTTTGGCGCATTTTTGCAAGATTTGGTGTAAATTGGATAGAGGAGGTGGGTATAAAGAAGGTGTTTCATGTTGGTGTAGGGTTATGGGTGTAGCGACTGATGAGAGATTTCTTGTATACGTATGTAAGGTTTGAATGGGTCGAGTGAATCTACTGCTTACGGGTTTCATGTCATTGTTTTATTGGAATCAACATACGGGTTATCCAGTTTCAAACAATCCGAATTAGAGTTTTGTTTTCGTTTCAATTATTCCGACTCAGAAACTATATTGcttttgtaacatgtgttaaactgACGGCTAAAATAAATGAAATCATCAATTTACTTTTTTCATTAAAAACATGACATAAATAAATGACACCTCCCTCCTTAAACCAAACCTCCACAAACCCGTCCTACCTCCTTTCGACAGAAAAGCTTTCTATCACAAAAGACCATCCTCCTGGAAGGAGGtcggtaccgaccggtaccggtaccgaatatacctggttcGGTACCATACCGGACCGGTACTGAACTGGTACCGAACATATACCCagttcggtaaattcggtaccgataccgggtaccatttgctcatccctaagtCCTGGTGGCCCGTCTTTTCTTTTTATTCTCTTTTGCTTTTCTTATTTCAGAAAACATAACTTTTATCTGTAATATGTTTTCTTGACCGTTTTGCGACATTAAATGTTTATACCGTGCTAAGTCAAGCTAACCCAAGGCCGAAGCAAACCCCACACAAGCCGAGATTGGTGTACTCCACACAACCACAAGCAATATAATTTGTatattttttatacataaaaTAAAAATGGGTTGTGAGCCACAAGCTTGTGCAGGTTTGGTATTGTAGGAAAACTTAGGGTTTTTAAAAGTTTTAAAATCTAATATGACATGTTGAGGTGGAAGTTTGTAGCTCGTAGCGTTAAGGCCATGTGTTTCAAAGCGGTAGCGATTGTAATGATTCCCAACACTCTAGCAATGATCCTTTGTGGATTGGGATTGAGTTTTCAACCAAAGACTTaacattttcttttttttctttattgaaacaatattttttttctttaatgaaACAACCACACCCGATAATTATTCTGTTTATTTCACCCAATAATTATTCTGTTTGTTTCACCTAATTCCAGTGTCCATGTTAAGAGCCAAAACTGCTACCAAATACCAAATGACTACCAACGGGGTGGTGATGGTCTATTGACAAAGGGAAAAACTTTGAACATCATAAAAGAGGAAAGTCTTGGATTCAAGTTCCACAGATGAAAAGAAATTTACCGTTCATAAAATGTGCGAGTAAATGTGTGACAAAAATCGTGTAACTTAGTCATAAAATTAACCAAAAGATTACATTGCCAACATTGCCACTGCCAATGCAGCCCAAAATCAAAAGTGACCAAGTTCCCTTTTTAAACACGAAAATATATCACCCTTTTTAACAGTGTGAAGTTTATTGGTGGTATCAACGATGAACGAACCCAACTCCCCAATAAAGTTCAACACTTCATATGCTCGAGGGTGCGTGTGATattcaaaaacttatatatgaCACACTATGAGCATTTAGAGCCGGGAATTAAGCCATGCCCCCTTTTAAAACCTTATTAAATTTTAGCATGTGGTGCCCCATGTAACACCCGCTTACCTGCTAAAACtgttaaaaaacaaaacaaaacgaaCAAAATAGAAAGAACGAGGCACGCAACCAACGTGGTGCTAAAACCATTTAGAAGAGAACAGCAAACAACATTACAGTCCATACATCCAGAAGTACTGTCACACTGTACAGAGACAAAGTCACAAGAAAACATTTTGAAAACCACATACATTTATTACTCCGAACTAGTTTCAAGTAACGGATTAGCAGCAGCAGCATGAATATCAAACTGTCAGCAGTATGCGAGCATCCCCCTGGTCCTTAAGGTTTCTGGAAGAAAAAGGGTCATTGATAAAATGAATTGATCcgggacaaaaaaaaaaaacatatacaaacaaGTGTCCAAATTAAGTAAGCATAATCCcatttatttactttttttacATCATTAACATGTTCTCTCTGTTGAAGAGGAATTTCCTTATTCTCTTTCAAATAGGTACTTCACGAGTTCACGcggggtgagcaaattaaccaccataaccgataaccgaaccataaccgacataaccgaaccactaataaccgataaccaatataaccaatggttatggttatgaaactttgtataaccgctcaatcggttatggttatggttatgaagctttggttaaccgaatataaccgaaaccgaaccgaagttgtgatgttaactttatataatagatttatgttttacaaaaccatataaagggtttttactaagataaaagtatgttagtaacaaaatgatcttgatatagatgtcatttattttgataaagaactaaggtgttTATGGCCATGAttatttttgtttgagaattaccttattaaaaagaactCTAAATTGTTAGTTTAACTAAAAAGTTTAGTCttcgttatcttataaaataggctcaagctaagttcaaatcgtgcacagccctatttatttcaaaccttgcttggttacttaaccgaaatgaaccaaaaccgaaccataaccgacttcataaccgattaaccataaccgaagtttggttatggttatggttaccaaaactccataaccgaactagcggttatggttatggataatagtaaaaaccgacccaaaccgacccatgcacacccaaCCGATTGCGACACTTTGTTTTCCATTGTTTTATAATTAATTCCTATGTAAGGTATTTGAATGTGTCTTCAAAGTAACTACTGTCTTGAAGAATCAAAACTAAACCAGATAATCGAAGTTTATCGAAAACATCATAACTCTACCTCAAACACCTTACATGCTCAATGTTTTGTCCCTAAATAATTAAAATATCATAATCATACTTAATTTTTTCACCATACGCTGAACTGATTATTGCAACTTCAAGTCTAAAAGCTTATATTAAACACACATCCAGGCACCCCCTAGCATCCAAAGACTTGGAAGTTTATCCCCATATTCATTTTCCCAGAATAGTTATAAACTCATAATTATAATCAACTCTTTTAACACACTTTAAACTGATTATTGCATCTTCAAGCCTGAAGGCCCAGAATAATTTTTTTAAACCTTAACACACATCCAGACACCTCCCTTATCACCCATCTATCAATTCATCAAGCTACCTCTATTTAACAAATAGCATCTACAACATGAGATATTCTAACCCTATCATATCATGATTGACGAATATATAACAATCTGAACTAGAGATTTGAGTCATTATCTGACCTTTTCAGCATTCTCTTTCTCCGCTTTCGCTTTCTCCTTCTCCGCTTTCAGCTTTTGCTTCTCCAACCTCTCCTTCTCCATTTTCTTCAACACACATCAATAACAATTAATAACAGTATAATACCAAAAGTCCATCAATCATCATCAAACTCTACATAACTTCAATCGATAAGCAACAAATACACACATATGTATCCAAATCACAACCGAACACTGTAATCACTAATTTATAACCACACAATTCCTCTCATCCAGTAATACCCCACAAAGTCGATCAATCATCATCCAACTCTACATAACTTCACTCAATAagcaacaaacacaaacatatgcATTCAAATCACAACCGAACTCTGTAATCACCAATTTATAACCACACAgtttctctctctccctctctctctctctctctcattatATAGCACTAAACTAAAAATAGTTATCATACACAAAGTCAATCAATCATCATCCAACTCTACATAACTTCGATCAATAAGCAACGAACACCTACACACGTATTCAAATCACAGGCGAACACTGTAATCACTAACTTATCACCACACAGTTTCACTCTCTCCATTATATAGCACTAATAACACACAAAGTTAATCAATCATCATCCAACTCTACATAACTTCAATCAATCATCAAACACAGACATGCATActcaaatcacaatcgaacactgTAATCACTAACTTATAACCGCACAGTTCCTCTCTACACAAAGTCAACCAATTATCATCCAGCTCTACATAACTTCAATCAATTagcaacaaacacaaacatacgcATCCGCATCACAACATGAATCTGTAATCACTAACTTATAACCTCACATATGACAGATATAGAGATAGATTCATGTATTCATACACAAATAGTCAAATACCTTGATGTAAACATTCTCAGCAGCACGTTCTTCCTCGCTTAATACGCGACCTTGATCGCTGAAAAAGCGATAGGATGAACGAGAGCTTGAAGAATCCATTGCACGAAGAAGTAGAGAAGCTCGTGAAGTCATGGTGGATCTCATCGCCattgttgattttgaaaattagggttttggtagTTGCTGAGTCAACACTGGTGAATGGTAAGCGTGGCAGTGACTTTATATAGATGGTGAAAGACTGGGCCCGGTGGGGCCAGTTTTGATCTCCTGGTCCTGCCACGTATGCCTATCTTTCCATTTTAAGTCTATCTTTCTATGCTTTTGTTTGAAAAACTATTTTATCTTTAGAAATTAGAAGTTTATCTTTAGATGTCTCAATCTGTGTTAAAGAGTATTTTCAcaacacttttttttttcaatttacaAACTAATCTAATGATTAGTTTGTGTTTAGTGTCTCGACAAATAAGGTTAatcttttttattttgtttaaactgTGATGTGATGATCCTGTAAAATACTAAATGCACCGTTAAACTCGTTACGAGGAGGGGAATAAGGAGGTTCTCCTCGTAACCACCATCCAGCGTGagcaaggttggagaactcgctagtcggctggtgaggtggggactagcgactactcgggattaatcggattggaaattttatatgtaaattttattattttttataagggttattggatttaaTCACCTCTAACTTTTGGCTATTAgccgctgccacccccaactatcactttgacgtccaccacccccaacttaacacttacttTGTTCTATCACCACGTCATTAACTGATCCCTAATTTTTGAgcttgttactatacttttggagGTGTCCAAAGATTCCTAAAACCTTCCTaggatccctatgacacccccaaaaatataaaaacaacatcaaaagttagtgatcagttaacgacgtggtgacatAACACACTAaatgttaagttgggggtgacgagCATCAAAATGATAGTTGAGGGTGGtagcggccaatagccaatagttgggggtgattaaatccaataaccctttttataaatatgtatatatatactcacACATCCATATCAATATAATACTTAAAAAGGTAAAAGTAGTTTAAAAAATACAAACTAAACTTACATATAAGTCATAACATAACAAGTCTCAGTACTTCAAATTCAAACATTAACAAATAGCTCAAATGTAATCGTCATCCCCGTAGTGTTCAATGATTTCGACACCATCCGACTCGTATTCAATCTCCTCGTCTACTTCATCCTCTTTCTCCGACTCAAATTCTTCGTCATATTAGGGTAAGGGATAAGGAAAATGGGCTAAAGTTGTAATCTTGGGCCTGTTTTGTAAGGATTTCAAATGGGCCGACTAGGGCGGCTTGGACCGGCTTTGACTGAGTAGCGATTTTTTGACTGATTAGTGGAAAATTACTTAGTATgaggccgactagcgactagtcggcgattaatTGCCGAGTAATCGCGATTTTTGCAACACtgagcgtgagaataagtatatgCTTTGAGGATATAAGtcctataagtagctttgctatttgtgagatttactgggtatggttgttgttgttgtttaagGATATAAGTGTGTGATTAAGAGTGAGAGAGCAAGGAAGTTGGGTCCTTAAACCTAGAGATGAAGGTcactatttatagccggagtggtgtggaaggagatgggctgatgggccttgggcctgcAGTCAACACCAATGAATATCCGTTTTGTCTTCTCTGCCACGGCTGTTGGTGCTTTTGGGCGAGAGGGAAGCTGGCGCAAGCTGTATGGGTCCACGTGGCCTGACTGTTGTCCTTGTTGTCTCATCTGTCATCAACGGCTAAGTGGAGATCGTGGAGCAGATGTCGGCGCATGCTGATTGGTACCACGTATGCGTTCTTGTGTATCTTCTTGTCTCCTGTACGATTGTtaatcgtggagcacgattggATACAGCCTGTTGGATGCTCATTGGTCCACTGCTCTGTCACTTGCACCTTTAGTACTTGTCCTTGGATTACCTACGCTTTTGTCCTCTGCGCGGCCATCGGGGTATCCCGTGTAGCCTGTGCAAGGTCCTGGAAGTGAAGGTTTTCATCCAAGGAGCCATGTGTGAAATCAGGTCTTGTGTTTATCCTAACCCCGCACGCGACCTAGGTTACACCTGATTGGCTAGCGCGAGGTTGGAAACGATACCAAATTAGTCTGCTAAGGGTATGGTCCCGCGCGCGAGCTGATTGGTCGGCGCAatatttgggaccataccccttcatatACAATTATAAATTTTTATGTTCTTATTAAAGTCAAAGAAAACAATATTCAATTTAGAACCGTTGGATGAGGATGAGATTAAATCTCAACCGTTTAAAACAGAAAAAACCTTCTAGAAGCAGATTATAAAGTGGTTTTAGGAGACTACATGTCATAAGAG
The sequence above is drawn from the Helianthus annuus cultivar XRQ/B chromosome 12, HanXRQr2.0-SUNRISE, whole genome shotgun sequence genome and encodes:
- the LOC110894796 gene encoding pentatricopeptide repeat-containing protein At5g04780, mitochondrial is translated as MKPVSSRFTRPIQTLHTYTRNLSSVATPITLHQHETPSLYPPPLSNLHQILQKCAKQRLPKEGMACHTHIIQYRLWNNTLTSNILINMYSKCGFLKYARKVFDEMPERSLVSWNTMIGSYTQNGNEKEALDLFVMMQREGTEFSEFTVSGVLCACAAEFAVFECRQLHAFALKASMLTNIFVGTALLDVYAKCGLLEDAIRVFEYMPERSAVTWSSMVAGYVKNELFEEALLMFRKVQVTGVEFNQFIISSVLAACAAIAAKIEGVQAHAVLFKTGFIVNFFVCSSLVDMYSKCGSINEAYSVFAHAQDKNVVLLNAMISGFSRHGRSMEAMILFEKMQQIGLQPNEVTYVSVLSACGHMGLVKEGKKYFDMMVKEHNLSPNVYHYSCMVDILGRTGLINEAKTLIDKMPFEATASIWGSLLSSCRVYNNVELAEIAAKHLFKLEPDNAGNHVLLSNIYAANRQWDEVIQTRKLIKDTEVKKERGKSWIEIKDKVHAFMVGERNHDRIGEIYSELEDIIEEMRKYGYRCETQHDLHNVEDDKKEELLRHHSEKLALVFGLMCLPSSAPIRIMKNLRICGDCHAFMKLASKITGREIVVRDTNRFHHFKNGFCSCGEFW
- the LOC110894795 gene encoding uncharacterized protein At2g27730, mitochondrial; protein product: MAMRSTMTSRASLLLRAMDSSSSRSSYRFFSDQGRVLSEEERAAENVYIKKMEKERLEKQKLKAEKEKAKAEKENAEKKP